In Drosophila yakuba strain Tai18E2 chromosome 2R, Prin_Dyak_Tai18E2_2.1, whole genome shotgun sequence, a single genomic region encodes these proteins:
- the LOC6530382 gene encoding inactive peptidyl-prolyl cis-trans isomerase shutdown isoform X1, which yields MRPYKPGGFDSKSRTHGLFHVDDNDYSIIPKVEEDLFYVIYRRAQTLFRAGKTWMRRSLYHRAGNVFLKAINSLKNCRMSSFEQECQQTDLLIGLLENLMVCFNKMRRPKCVCNAMKDLRRLTRNNPSWWALCQVGRALDALGKYHRARSSYIKALKKRPMEQSIKEEITRISKRIGDLEETERMLSQLSI from the coding sequence ATGCGCCCCTACAAGCCAGGCGGTTTTGACAGTAAGTCCAGGACCCATGGCCTCTTCCATGTGGATGACAACGACTACTCAATAATACCCAAAGTGGAGGAGGACCTGTTCTACGTGATCTATCGCAGGGCACAAACTCTGTTCCGGGCAGGAAAAACTTGGATGAGGCGTTCGCTTTATCACAGAGCAGGAAACGTTTTTCTGAAAGCGATAAACTCCTTGAAGAACTGCAGAATGAGCAGTTTCGAGCAGGAGTGCCAGCAAACTGATCTGCTGATCGGCCTCCTCGAAAACTTGATGGTCTGCTTCAACAAGATGCGGCGGCCTAAGTGCGTCTGCAATGCCATGAAGGATTTGCGCCGCCTGACCAGAAACAATCCTTCGTGGTGGGCGCTCTGCCAGGTGGGTCGTGCCCTCGACGCCTTGGGTAAATACCATCGTGCCCGTTCGTCCTACATAAAGGCGCTGAAGAAACGACCCATGGAGCAGAGCATTAAGGAGGAGATTACCAGAATCAGCAAGCGAATCGGCGATCTTGAGGAGACTGAGCGGATGCTTTCTCAGCTGTCCATATAA
- the LOC6530382 gene encoding inactive peptidyl-prolyl cis-trans isomerase shutdown isoform X2, translating into MRRSLYHRAGNVFLKAINSLKNCRMSSFEQECQQTDLLIGLLENLMVCFNKMRRPKCVCNAMKDLRRLTRNNPSWWALCQVGRALDALGKYHRARSSYIKALKKRPMEQSIKEEITRISKRIGDLEETERMLSQLSI; encoded by the coding sequence ATGAGGCGTTCGCTTTATCACAGAGCAGGAAACGTTTTTCTGAAAGCGATAAACTCCTTGAAGAACTGCAGAATGAGCAGTTTCGAGCAGGAGTGCCAGCAAACTGATCTGCTGATCGGCCTCCTCGAAAACTTGATGGTCTGCTTCAACAAGATGCGGCGGCCTAAGTGCGTCTGCAATGCCATGAAGGATTTGCGCCGCCTGACCAGAAACAATCCTTCGTGGTGGGCGCTCTGCCAGGTGGGTCGTGCCCTCGACGCCTTGGGTAAATACCATCGTGCCCGTTCGTCCTACATAAAGGCGCTGAAGAAACGACCCATGGAGCAGAGCATTAAGGAGGAGATTACCAGAATCAGCAAGCGAATCGGCGATCTTGAGGAGACTGAGCGGATGCTTTCTCAGCTGTCCATATAA